In Mycolicibacter virginiensis, the DNA window GGAAGTACGCGACCGCACCGGCCTCGCAGTGAACTGGCGTTTCTTCAGCCTGGAGGAGATCAACCGCCAAGAAGGCAAGAAACATCCCTGGGAACGCGAGTGGTCCTATGGCTGGTCGATGATGCGCATCGGAGCACTGCTGCGTCGCCGATCGATGACCGACGTTGATACCTGGTACGAGCGCGCCGGCCGCGCTCTGCATGTCGAGGGCCGCAAGCCGCACGAGAAGGCGGTCGCCCGCCGGCTGCTCGAAGAGCTCGGATTCGATCCCGAACTCGCCGACCAGGCGATCGCTGACCCGACGACCAGCGACGAAGTACTGGCCGACCATCGACGGGTGGTCGCCGCCAGCGGCTACGGGGTACCCACACTGTTCTTTCCCGACGGGCAGTGCCTGTTCGGACCGGTGCTCATCGATCCGCCCACCGGCGATGCTGCCCTGCGGCTCTGGGACGCCGTGGTCGGCTGGACCGAGTTTCCGCAGTTGTACGAGCTGCAGCGACCCAAGACGCCGGCCGACGAGCAGCGCATCGCCGAAACCTTCCGCCCCTACCTGCAGGCGCGCGACTGGGTGTCGATCAACCGCGGACAGGTGGTCACCTTCCCCGACCGGGAGCAAAGGGCGGCCGCGGCAGATGAACCCTAGGTCAATGATCACCATTGCGCCGGAACAGAATCCGGTAGCGGCCTAGGCTGCCCGATATGGCCGACTTCACCGCGTCGCTGCCCCCGGAACTGGACAACGTTCCGTCCGCCCAGGGACCGCTGCCACCGTCGTCTGATCTCGTCGGCCGCCCCTATGCACTGCCCATCGACATCCTCGGCGAGCTGCACGGGCCGCTGTTCTACGCCGACTTCAGTGGGGTGCGAAAGCTGTACGCGTGCTCACGGGCGCTGGTCGAAGAACTGTGCGACGAGAACCGGTTCGCCAAGAACCCGATGCGCCCCTTGGAGCGAGTCCGCCAACTCGCCGGCGACGGCCTGTTCACCGCATACCACGGTGAACCGAATTGGCAGACAGCCCACGACGTCCTGATGCCCGGCTTCAGCTACGCCGGGCTGCGCAACTATCACGGCGCCATGCTCGACATCGGCACCCAGCTGATCCAGCGCTGGGATGGCTGCGTCGGGCATCAACCGGCGGACGCGTCGACCGACCTGCGGAAGCTCGCGATGGACACCGTCGGCCTTGCCGGCTTCGGAGCACGATTCGACTCGTTCAGCCACGAGGGCCTTGCCCCCATCCCGCAGAGTTTCACCGCGGCCCTGGCCAAGCTTGCCGAGACCGAGGGAACCGCCGACCTCGACCACGAACTGGAGCATCTGCATAGCAGCTTCGACGAGCTGATCGAGCAACACCGAGCAACTGCCACAGCCGAACTCGACGACCTGCTCTACGTCATGCTCGCAAGCGACTCCGACGGCGGCCCACGCCTCAGTACGGACAATATCCGCAACCAGATCATGACGTTTCTCATCGCCGGCCAGTTGACCACGTCGGAGCTGATGCCCACCGCGCTCTACAACCTGCTGCGTCATCCGGCAGTACTGTCGCGCGCAGTGGCCGAAGTCGATGCCGTGTTCGGGGTGGACGACGACTATCTGCCGAGCTACGACGACATCGGAAAGCTCGAGTATCTGCGGCAGGTGATCAACGAGACGCTGCGGTTGTCCCCGCCGGTAATTGGCTTCGACCGAACAGCCCTGGCGGACACAGTCATCGGCGAAAAATACCCGATCAGACAGGGCGAGGCCGTCAGCGTGCTCACCGGGGCGCTTCATCGTCAGCCGGAATGGGGTGACAACGTCGAACTGTTCGATCCGGACAGGTTCGACGCCGCCCGCTCTGCCGGCAGGCCCGGTGCGGTGTTCAAACCCTTCGGCACTGGAGCGCGATCCTGCATCGGACGCCAGTTCGCGCTGCACGAGGCCACCATGATGATCGCCCGGCTGATCCACCGTTATCGCCTGATCGACTCGCAACACTATGTGCTGCAGTTCGACAGCGAGCGCAGCCGGCGCCCGATGGGCTTTCACCTCGACCTGATCCGGCGAGCGCCTGAAGACCGCCGCACCGCAACAGCCTTGGCCACCCCGATACCCGAACGGAGCACGTCGGGAGCCAGCTCCGCGGTCAAAGCCGGCACCAAGTTGGCGGTGCTGCACGGCTCGAATCTTGGAACGTGTCGCGCACTGGCCAAGCAGCTTGCCGAAGAGGCCACCGACCTTGGCTGCATCGCCACGGTGGCGCCCCTGGACGACTTCGCCGGAAACTTGCCGGACACCGATGCGATCGTGATCGTCGCCGCGTCCTACAACGGTCAGCCGACCGACGACGCGCGCGCCTTCCTCGCCTGGCTGCTCGGCGGAGATACCGCACTCGACGGCGCTCCGTACGTCGCGGTACTCGGTGTCGGGGATCGCAACTGGGCCGACACGTATCAGGCGGTACCCAAGCGCATCGATGAACGCCTGACCGAACTGGGCGCCCGGCCGTTGATCCCGCTGACCTCCGCCGATACCTCAGGGGATCTCAACGGCACGGTCGAAGAATTCTCGGTGGCGTTGCACGCAGCGCTGTGCGAGCACTTCGGCGATCCGGACGCGGCGCCGGTCACCGACACCGATGAACCGCTCTACGACATGCATCCCATCATCGGCCCGGTCACCGCGGCGCTCGACGCCCGCTTCGCAGTAACACCGATGACCGTCCTGGACAACACCGCCTTGGTGGGCGACGACGCGATCCTGGGCGGAGCAAAACACTTTGTCCGCGTTGTCCTTCCCGAGGGAATTGAGTACCAGACGGGTGATCACCTGACAGTCCTCGCGGACAATCCGCCAGATCTCGTCGCCACGGTGCTCGAGCTTCTCGGCATCGAAGCCGAACGGCGGCTGTCGATCAATCCTCGGCGCACTTCGCGGCGGTTGATCGCACTCGATCGGGAGGTGAGCGCGCGCGAACTGCTCACCCACTTCGTGGAGCTGCGAAAGCCGGTTACGCCGAGCCAATTGCGGCGTCTGGCCGCATCCAACCCGTGCCCGCCGGAGCGTGAACGTCTCGAGCAGCTGGCCGCATCGGCCGATCCCTGCCCACTGAGTCCATTCGAGTGCCTGGTGGAGTTCCCGGCGTGCGAACTGACGGGCGCCGAGCTACTCGAACTGCTGGAGCCGATGACACCCCGCCACTACTCCATCGCGTCGTCCTCGCGCCTGACACCGGGGCTGGTCGGGCTGGTGGTCAGCGTGCTCGATGCGCCGGCCCGGTCCGGGCATGGACTGTTCCAGGGCGTGGCATCCAATCATCTGGCCGCCGCCGCACCTGGTGCACAGATTCGGGCACGGGTCGACCCGGCCCGCCAGGCGTTCCGTGCCGGTGCCGACCCGGCGAAGAATGTGATTCTGGTCAGCGCGGGTACAGGTGTCGCCCCGTTCCGGGGTTTCCTCGGCGATCGCTTGGCGGCCAAACAGGAAGGGGCGCCCTTTGCGCCGGCCCTGTGTTTCTTCGGCGTCCGAAATCCAGACGTGGACTACATCTTCCGCGAACAGTTCGAGGCCGCCGAAGCGGCGGGGGTAGTCCGGATGCGGCCCGCCTTCTCCCGCGCACCGCAGGACGGTGTGCGCTACGTGCAGGACCGGATCGCCGCCGACGCCGACGAAGTGTGGGAGCTGCTCGGCGATCCCACCAAGCACACTCACGTCTACGTGTGTGGTGACGGCGCCCAGATGGCGCCGGCGGTGCGGCAGGCCTTCATCGACATCTACCGCGTGCGTACCGGCAGCGACGAGAGCCAAGCCCGCGACTGGCTTATCGGACTGGTGGAGTCCGACCGCTACGTCGAGGACGTGTGGGCTGGGTGAGCGCGGGGCCGGACGAGCCAGAGACCCCATGAACGAAAACGGCCCCCAGGCTTGCGCCTGGGGGCCACTTTCTTTAGTAGCGGGGACAGGATTCGAACCTGCGACCTCTGGGTTATGAGCCCAGCGAGCTACCGAGCTGCTCCACCCCGCGTCGGTAAGTACGACACTACCCAACGGGTGCCCAAGCCGCCAAATCGCCTGGTCTGGCGTCGGCGCCGTCGCCCGACCGGTGCCGATTCATCTCGTCCTTGTCGGCCCAACCCCGCTATGCCATGCTGCATTCCGAGGCCACAACAGCGGGAGGGGCAACCGATGCCCGGATTTCTCGACAACGTCGGCCGCCTGCTCACCTACCGGATTCCCATCGGAGAGCTGATCGGCCTGGGCCTGATCCTCGGCACGCCGTATCTGACCATCGGATTGATCTGGACGCTGACCCACACCGCTGCGCTGCACGGCATGCGAGGCCTGGACCTCGTAGTGTCCATTCTTGGATCGATCGTGGCGTGGCCGGTGCTGCTGATCGCTAACGTCTGTATGCAGTGACCGCGAAGGGCAACGTCGCCCCGCAACAACGGAGGCCGCTCGAGATGATGTTTTTGGTACGGATCATCGATCTGGCCATGAGAATTCTCGGCGTCTCTCCCGAGTCACCATCCCCGCACGCGGCCGAGACCCGAATCCACATCGATCAGTACACGCCACGCTTCGACGATGGTCCCGTCGATCTCACTGAGGCGCTGGATTTTTGGTCTGCTGCCGCAGCAGCCGCCAACGTCGTCATGCAGTTGAGCCTGCCGGGAGTGGGCCACGGGGTCGTGGAGAGCCGGGTGGAATCCGGTGCCCTGATGGAACATCCATGGAAGAGGTTGCGCACCACCGCCCAGTACATGGCTGTCGCGGTGCTGGGCAACGCCGAGGAACGCGCTGCCTACCGTGACGCCGTCAACGTCGCACACCGGCAGGTTCGCTCCACCGCGGACAGCCCGGTCCAATACAACGCCTTCGATCCCAATCTGCAGTTATGGGTCGCCGCATGCCTATTCGTCTTCTACGAGGACACCTATCAGCTGCTGCGCGGCAAGATGACCCAGGCTCAGGCGGAGGGGTTCTATCACCACGCCTGGCCGCTCGGCACCACCTTGCAGGTCACCCCCGATCAGTGGCCGCCCACCCGCGCCGAATTCGACGCCTACTGGAACACCACCTGTCAGACATTGGAGATGGACGATATCGTCCGCGACTACCTCATGCGGCTGGTCGACCTGAAGATGATCAACCCGATCTTGCGGGCGCCCCTGGCGCCCCTGCTGCGGTTCCTGACTATCGGCTTTCTGGCACCGCTCTTTCGTGAGCGGCTCGGCGTGCCCTGGTCGCCGACCGAGCAACGCCAGTTCGAAAACCTCTTCCTGTTCGTATCATTCGTGAACCGCTTCATTCCCCGATTCATCCGAACCGTCAACTACACCGTGCTGATGGCCGACGTTCGCCGTCGCATCCGCCGAGACAAGGCACTGATCTGATGGCTGACCACGACGACGGCCTGGGACCCGACAGCATGCTGTGGCACTTCCTGGCCGACCGACGCTACCTGTTCGTGCTCCCCAGGGCGGTATGTCTGCTGCTGCTGCATCCCGGCATCGCCGCCGGCATCAACGAGCATGCTCTGATGCGCAAACGCATTTGGCTGCACAAGAAACGCACTTTCACCCAAGCCGTCAACTACGCCTATACCGACGTGGACATGCGGCCCCAGATGCGGTTCGCCCACGAGCATGTCAAGGGCGTCGACAGTCTCGGCCATAAGTACCACGCCCTGAATCCCGATACGTTCCACTTTCAGCACAGCGCCTATGTCGAGTCCCTCGTCGTCATGGTGAACACCTTCATTCGTCGGCTCGACGCCGACGAGCATGAGCAGCTCTACCAGGAGTGCTGCACCTGGTATCGCCGATACGGCGTATCAACCCGGCCGATGCCCGCGACCTGGCCGGAATTCGTCGAGTACTTCGAGGATTACTGCCGGTCGCACCTGGTGGCCGGTGAACACTTCGAGCCGTTCCGCGAGCAGATTTTCGCGCCCACCGATTGGTGGATGCGCACCGTCCCCCACCCGGCCATCCGCGCCCTGCAGCACCCCCGCGCCGTGGAACTCACCGGGATCACTGTCAGCGCCGCCGACCGATGGTCACTGCGACAGTTCGTCCGGTTGGCTCAGCTGTCCGCGCTGGCCCCCAGACATCACTGGAACGCCAAGGCACGCGCCGCACTCAGCACCGCGGCACAAAACGCGCCGACGACGCCGCTGGACGCCACGCGCCGCTGACACCACGCGGCGGTTGAACTGCTCCCCTATTTGGCGCTGTTGAACTTGGCCATCGCATCGTCGAGGCGTTGCAGCGCCGCACCGTAGGCGGCGAAGTCACCACGGTGTTGGGTGTCGCGCACCGCATTGAGCGCCGATTCGACCTCGCGCAGCGCCGCGGCTTTGGCCGGGGACAACGCGACCTCGGCAGCCGGGGGCGTCGGCACCGCCGCAACCGGCGGGGTCGCCGACGGGGGCGTCCCCTGCGCGGCAGCGCCGCCCTCGGTCGGCGCGATGTCGGTGGCCGCCGCACCGGCACCGGGCCCGAACAGGCCGGTGAGTGCGTCGGAGACCGTCGGCCCGTAGCCGATCTTGTCGTTGTACATCATCGCCACCCGGATGAGGCGCGGGTACGACGACGAGGCATCGCTGGAACCCGGTGAGGCATAGACCGGTTCGACGTAGAGCAGTCCGCCCTGCGCCACCGGCAGGGTCAGCAGATTGCCCCACCGGATGCGGTTCTGGTTGTCGCGCCCGATCACGCCGAGGTCTTGGCTGACCGTGGTATCGGTGGTGATCGCGTTATTGGCCAGCTTGGGCCCGTTGACCTGCCCGGGAATGGTGAGCACGGTGAGCTTGCCGTAGGTGTCTGGATCCGAGCTGGCGCTGATGTAGGCGGCCAAATAGTCACGCTTGAACCGGTTCATCGCGCTGGTCAACTGGAAAGACGCCGAATTGTCGTCCTTGGCAAGGTTCTTCGCGACGATGTAATACGGCGGCTGGAAGCTGCTGGCGGTCGGGTTGGGGTCCAGCGGCACGTCCCAAAAGTCCGAGGTGGAGAAGAAGGTCACCGGGTCGTTGACGTGGTACTTGGCCAGCAGCATCCGCTGCACCTTGAACAGGTCTTCGGGGTAGCGCAGGTGCTCGGCGAGCTCGGGTGAGATCTCGGACTTCGGTTTGACCGTGCCGGGGAACACCTGCATCCACGCCCGCAGCACCGGGTCCTGCTCGTCCTGGGCGTACAGGCTCACCGTTCCGTCGTAAGCGTCGACGGTGGCCTTGACCGAGTTGCGGATGTAGGACACTCGCCGGTCCGGCAACAGCCGGTTGAACTCGACTTCTTTGGAGTCCGCGGTCGCCGACGACAGCGACGTCAACTCCGAGTAGGGGTAGTTGTCCAGTGTGGTGTAACCGTCGATGATCCACACCAGGCGCTTGTTCACGATCGCCGGATACACCGTGGAGTCGGTGGTCAGCCACGGCGCCACCGCCTGCACCCGGCTGGCCGGGTCACGGTTGAACAGGATCTTGCTGTCCGCGCCGATGACGTTGGAGAACAAGAAGTTGCGCTCGGCAAACTTCGCGGCGAAAACGCTACGGGCCAACCAGTTTCCGACGTTCACACCACCGGTACCGGTGTAGGTGTAGTTCTTGGTCTCGGTGTTGGTCTCGTAGTCGTACTCACGATCGGCGCCGTTGCGGCCGACGATCGCGTAGTCGGCGGCGGTGTCGGCGATCACCGGCCCGTAGTAAACGCGCGGCTGGTCGAGTCGGGCCGGTCCGTCGGACACGACACCGCCGTTGGCACCGACGACGTTGGCCAAGAACTCCGGGTATCCCCCGTTCTGGTTGGGGTCGTTGGCGATACCGCGCACGGTGTTGGCCGGCGAGGCGATGAACCCGTTGCCGTGGGTGAACACGGTGTGCCGGTTGATCCAGTCGCGCTGGTTGTCGATCAGTCGATCCGGATTCAGCTCGCGGGCGGCGACCACATAGTCCCGCAGCTTGCCCTCGTCGTCGCGATAGCGGTCGATGGTGAGCTGGTCGGGGAAGAAGTAGAAGTTCTTGCCCTGCTGAAACTGGGTGAACGCGGGGCTGACGATGGTCGGGTCCAGCAGCCGGATGTTGGAGGTGGTGGCCGCATCGGCGCCCACCTGCGCGGCGGTGGCGCGCGCGTCACCGCGGTAGTCGCGGTAGGTGACCACATCCTCGGTCAGGCCATAGGCCTGCCGGGTTGCCGTGATCGAGCGGGAGATGTACTCGCTCTCCTTCTGCGCCGCGTTCGGCTTGACGCTGAACTGTTCGACGATCAGCGGCCAGCCAGCACCGACCACGACCGACGACAGCAGCAACAGCACCAAACCGATCGCCGGAATCTGCAAGTCGCGCAGCACGATCGCCGAGAACACTGCGACCGCGCAGATCAGTGCGATCGCCAGCAGGATCATCTTGGCCGGTAGCACCGCGTTGATGTCGGTGTAACCGGCTCCGGTGAACGGCTTGCCGGTGCGGGTGTGGCTGAGCAGCTCGTAGCGATCCAGCCAGTAGGCCCCGGCCTTGAGCAGCACCAGGGTTCCGATCAGGCTGACCACCTGGATGCGGGCCGGGCGACTCAGGGCGCCGGCCCGGCCGGACAGTCGGATACCGCCGAAGATGTAGTGCGTGGTCAGGTTCGCGATAGTGGCCAGACACAGCGTTGCCAGCAGCAACCCCACCACCAGCCGGTAGAACGGCAGGTCGAAGGCGTAGAAGCCCAAGTCTTTGCCGAACTGCGGGTCGTTGATCCCGAAGTCACCGCCGCGCAGGAACAGCTGAATACGCACCCAGTAGCTCTGCGCGACGATGCCCGCCAGCACACCGATGCTGGCCGGTATTCCGAATCCGAACAGCCGCAGCCGCGACAGCACCGTGGTCCGATACCGCGCCACCGGGTCGTTGACGCCGTTGCTGGGGACGAAGACCGGTCGGACCCGGAAAGCGGTGGCCATCGCGGCGAACACGATGCCGCCGACCAGCAACGCCACCACAACGAACGTGACCAGGCGGGTCAGCAATGTGGTGACGAACACCGAGCGGTAGCCCAGCTCGCCGAACCACAACCAGTCGACATAGCCGTCGATCAGCCGCGGCCCCAACAGCAGCAGCGCGATCACGACGAAGGCGCTGCCAACCATGATCCGGCTGCGCGCGGTCAATTTCGGCATCCTCGCAGTGGGCCGCATCCCCACGTGCCACGCTCCCTAGCTCAGTTGTTCCTGACGGCCCCACTGTAGCCAACGAACACTCAGCAAGAGGGCGGCTGACCTCCGTCGGTGATGGTTCGCAACGCGCCCACCGCCTGGGCGAGGCTGTCGACTTTGACCAGTTGCAGACCCTTGTCGTCGTTTCTGGCCTCGTAGCAGTTGTCGGCCGGGACCAGGAACACCGTCGCGCCGGCCTCGCGGGCCGCCATCATCTTGTGCGCGATCCCGCCGATCGCGTCGACCTGGCCGTTGGCCTTGATGACCCCGGTGCCGGCAACGAAGTTCGGCCCGGCCAGGGTGCCGTTGGTCAGCTTGTCCACGACCGCCAGCGAGAACATCAGCCCCGCCGACGGGCCGCCGATATTGGCCAGATTGAAGTCGATGGTGAACGGCGCCCACGGCGCATCGAGGACGGACACACCCAGGAATCCGTTGGCTCGGTCCTTGTTCTCTCCGAGCGTAATCCGCGCCGTGCCGGGTGCGGCGTTCTTGCGCCGGTAGTCGATGACGACCGTTTCGCCGGGCTTGGTGTCGGCCAGCCGCGCGGTGAACTGTTGCACGGTGTAGACCGGTTGGCCGTTGACGGCGTCCACGGCGTCGCCGCGCTGCAGCGCGCCGGCTGACGGCCCGGGGTCTTGGACGTCGGCGAGGGTTACCGCTGACGGGTAGCGCAAGTAGCCGAGCGCGGCGTACTCGGCACTCTGTTCGGACGCACGGAAGTCGGCGTCGTTGCTCTCGTCGACTTCCTGACGGGATTTGCCGGGCGGATAGACCAGGTCACGCGGCATGAGCTGTTCACGTCCGGACAACCACAGAGCCAACGCCTCCCCCAGCGTCAGACCGTCACGCTGGGAGACCGTGGTCATGTTGAGGTGGCCGGTCGTCGGGTGTGTGGTGGTCCCCTCGATGTCGACCACCTGCTTGCCGTCGATCGTGCCGAGGGTGTCGAACGTCGGACCCGGCCCCAACGACACGAAGGGCACCGTCACCGCCGTCAGCAGCACGCCGAACGCGACCACCGGCAGCACAGCCGCCAACAGCGTCAGAATCCGCCTGTTCACCCCGGGTATGGTAAACGGCCGCTGCCCAGGCGGTGACGGCCCGACCACCGGTGGCCCCGTGTCGTACCGCCGGACGTTGGCGGTGAGTACGGTTGTATCTATGGCTGATCTGCCCTTCGGTTTCTCTTCTGGGGACGACCCCGACCGCGAGCGAGGTTCCCGGCCCTCCGACCCGTTCGGGATGGGTGCTGGTTTCAACATGGCCGATCTGGGCCAGGTCTTTACCCAGCTCGGGCAGATGTTCAGCGGCGCCGGTCGGGTCAGCGCGGACGGCCGACCGGCCGGGCCGGTGAACTACGACCTGGCGCGACAGGTCGCGATCAAGTCGATCGGTTCGGTGGCGCCCGTCACCGCCTCAACCGCGACCGCCATCGGCGATGCGGTGCACCTGGCTGAAACCTGGCTCGACGGGGCGACTTCGTTGCCGGCCGGCACCACCAGTGGGGTCGCCTGGACGCCGGTGAACTGGGTTGAGCACACCATGACCACCTGGCAGCGACTGTGTGACCCGATGGCCGAACAGGTTTCGTCGGTGTGGGCGTCGGCGCTGCCGGAAGAGGCCAAGAGCATGGCCGGTCCGTTGTTGTCGGTGATGTCGCAGATGGGCGGATTGGCGTTCGGCTCCCAACTGGGCCAGGCGCTGGGACGGTTGTCCGGAGAGGTGCTGACCTCGACCGACATCGGCCTGCCGCTGGGGCCCAGCGGAGTGGCCGCGCTGCTGCCCGGCGCGATCGAGGAATTGGCCGGCGGCCTGGAGCAGCCGCGCAGCGAGATCGTCACCTTCCTGGCCGCCCGTGAGGCCGCCCACCACCGGCTGTTCACCCACGTGCCGTGGCTGTCCAACCAGCTGCTCAGCGCGGTGGAGGCCTACGCCCGGGGCATGAAGATCGATATCCGGGGCATCGAAGAACTGGCCCAGGGCTTCGATCCGGCGGCGATGACCGATCCCTCGGCGATGAACGAACTGCTCAACCAGGGCGTGTTCGAGCCGAAGTCGACCCCGGAGCAACTCGCCGCGCTGGAGCGCCTCGAGACCCTGCTGGCCTTGATCGAGGGCTGGGTTCAGACCGTGGTCAATGCGGCGCTGGGCGACCGGATCCCGGGCACCGCCGCGCTCTCGGAGATGCTGCGCCGCCGGCGCGCCACCGGTGGCCCGGCCGAGCAGACCTTCGCCACGCTGGTCGGTCTGGAACTGCGCCCGCGCAAGCTGCGCGAGGCCGCGGTGCTCTGGGAGCGGTTGACCACGGCGGTCGGCGCCGACGCCCGCGACAAGGTATGGCAGCACCCCGATCTGCTGCCCGAGTCCGCCGATCTTGACGAGCCGGCCGCATTCATCGACCGGATCATCGGCGGCTCCAGCGACATCGACTCGGCCATCGACCAGGCGATCGCGGAGTTTCAGCGCGAAGCCGGTAACCCCGACGACGCCGGCGACTGAGGCACGGCGCGCGGCCTAACGATCAGTTGCGTGCGGACCCTGGCCCGGCGGCTTCGGGTGGTGAGACGGCGTTCCGCCAAGCCAACGGATTGAGGTGGCGGTAGGGGTCCTCGGCGCGGACGTCGAGCAGCTCGGCCAAGATCTGCTCCAGCGACTGTTGAGTCTTGTCCCGCACGGTGGCAACCCATTTCTCGTTCGAGACGCGCGCTGGTTTGCTGGTGTCGATGGGGGCGCCGAAGCGCAGGTACATCCGCTGCGGTCGCGGAATGAGGGTCGGGCCGATGCCGTGCTGCAGAGGTATGGCCATGTCTGGGGGCCCTGAAAGCCGTCGGGACAGTGCGGTGCTGAACCGCTCCCAGCTGCCACCGCGACGACTCACACTCCGGTACACGTCGTCGCCTCCGACCAGCCCGACCGGCACGATCGGATAGTCGTGTTCGACTGCGAGGCGGGCGAATCCGGCGCGGCCCTGCCAGCGCAGCGTGTACTCCTCCCCCTTGAATTTGGGAATCTCGCGGCCTCCGCCCGGGAACACCAGGATGGGCTCGTTGCGGCGCATCAGTTCGCGGACGGGCTCCGGGGCGCCCACCAGTGCCCCCGCAGCGGCGAGCAGATCTCGGGCCGGGCCCCGCATGCGCCCGAACTGCCGATCCGTCAACGCCCGTACTCGTTGGCCGATCGCCCGCCGGACATGGAAGGGAATCAGCAGCGCTTCGATACTGACCTGAGTGTGGTTGCCCACCAAAAGAAATCGCCCATCACGAGGAAGATTCTCGAGCCCTTCGACGTAGGGGCGGTACGCCTCGACGACGGGCGTGACCGCGTCGGCGACGGCCTCCACTGCGCGCCGCATGGCTTCGACTCGCGGCGGATGGTTCAGGATCGCGTCAGTGTCTTGGAGGACGTGCATCTCCTCACATTACAGAACGAACTAGTTCGTATGGTTATGATCTTGCTGTGAGAAGAAGCGCCACCGAGCTGCGTGGTCAGATACTTGACGCTGCCCGCGCCGAGT includes these proteins:
- a CDS encoding mycothiol-dependent nitroreductase Rv2466c family protein, translated to MTGRPDFIDFHFDVMCPYAYQTSRWIREVRDRTGLAVNWRFFSLEEINRQEGKKHPWEREWSYGWSMMRIGALLRRRSMTDVDTWYERAGRALHVEGRKPHEKAVARRLLEELGFDPELADQAIADPTTSDEVLADHRRVVAASGYGVPTLFFPDGQCLFGPVLIDPPTGDAALRLWDAVVGWTEFPQLYELQRPKTPADEQRIAETFRPYLQARDWVSINRGQVVTFPDREQRAAAADEP
- a CDS encoding bifunctional cytochrome P450/NADPH--P450 reductase; translated protein: MADFTASLPPELDNVPSAQGPLPPSSDLVGRPYALPIDILGELHGPLFYADFSGVRKLYACSRALVEELCDENRFAKNPMRPLERVRQLAGDGLFTAYHGEPNWQTAHDVLMPGFSYAGLRNYHGAMLDIGTQLIQRWDGCVGHQPADASTDLRKLAMDTVGLAGFGARFDSFSHEGLAPIPQSFTAALAKLAETEGTADLDHELEHLHSSFDELIEQHRATATAELDDLLYVMLASDSDGGPRLSTDNIRNQIMTFLIAGQLTTSELMPTALYNLLRHPAVLSRAVAEVDAVFGVDDDYLPSYDDIGKLEYLRQVINETLRLSPPVIGFDRTALADTVIGEKYPIRQGEAVSVLTGALHRQPEWGDNVELFDPDRFDAARSAGRPGAVFKPFGTGARSCIGRQFALHEATMMIARLIHRYRLIDSQHYVLQFDSERSRRPMGFHLDLIRRAPEDRRTATALATPIPERSTSGASSAVKAGTKLAVLHGSNLGTCRALAKQLAEEATDLGCIATVAPLDDFAGNLPDTDAIVIVAASYNGQPTDDARAFLAWLLGGDTALDGAPYVAVLGVGDRNWADTYQAVPKRIDERLTELGARPLIPLTSADTSGDLNGTVEEFSVALHAALCEHFGDPDAAPVTDTDEPLYDMHPIIGPVTAALDARFAVTPMTVLDNTALVGDDAILGGAKHFVRVVLPEGIEYQTGDHLTVLADNPPDLVATVLELLGIEAERRLSINPRRTSRRLIALDREVSARELLTHFVELRKPVTPSQLRRLAASNPCPPERERLEQLAASADPCPLSPFECLVEFPACELTGAELLELLEPMTPRHYSIASSSRLTPGLVGLVVSVLDAPARSGHGLFQGVASNHLAAAAPGAQIRARVDPARQAFRAGADPAKNVILVSAGTGVAPFRGFLGDRLAAKQEGAPFAPALCFFGVRNPDVDYIFREQFEAAEAAGVVRMRPAFSRAPQDGVRYVQDRIAADADEVWELLGDPTKHTHVYVCGDGAQMAPAVRQAFIDIYRVRTGSDESQARDWLIGLVESDRYVEDVWAG
- a CDS encoding oxygenase MpaB family protein is translated as MRILGVSPESPSPHAAETRIHIDQYTPRFDDGPVDLTEALDFWSAAAAAANVVMQLSLPGVGHGVVESRVESGALMEHPWKRLRTTAQYMAVAVLGNAEERAAYRDAVNVAHRQVRSTADSPVQYNAFDPNLQLWVAACLFVFYEDTYQLLRGKMTQAQAEGFYHHAWPLGTTLQVTPDQWPPTRAEFDAYWNTTCQTLEMDDIVRDYLMRLVDLKMINPILRAPLAPLLRFLTIGFLAPLFRERLGVPWSPTEQRQFENLFLFVSFVNRFIPRFIRTVNYTVLMADVRRRIRRDKALI
- a CDS encoding oxygenase MpaB family protein yields the protein MADHDDGLGPDSMLWHFLADRRYLFVLPRAVCLLLLHPGIAAGINEHALMRKRIWLHKKRTFTQAVNYAYTDVDMRPQMRFAHEHVKGVDSLGHKYHALNPDTFHFQHSAYVESLVVMVNTFIRRLDADEHEQLYQECCTWYRRYGVSTRPMPATWPEFVEYFEDYCRSHLVAGEHFEPFREQIFAPTDWWMRTVPHPAIRALQHPRAVELTGITVSAADRWSLRQFVRLAQLSALAPRHHWNAKARAALSTAAQNAPTTPLDATRR
- a CDS encoding UPF0182 family protein, with amino-acid sequence MGMRPTARMPKLTARSRIMVGSAFVVIALLLLGPRLIDGYVDWLWFGELGYRSVFVTTLLTRLVTFVVVALLVGGIVFAAMATAFRVRPVFVPSNGVNDPVARYRTTVLSRLRLFGFGIPASIGVLAGIVAQSYWVRIQLFLRGGDFGINDPQFGKDLGFYAFDLPFYRLVVGLLLATLCLATIANLTTHYIFGGIRLSGRAGALSRPARIQVVSLIGTLVLLKAGAYWLDRYELLSHTRTGKPFTGAGYTDINAVLPAKMILLAIALICAVAVFSAIVLRDLQIPAIGLVLLLLSSVVVGAGWPLIVEQFSVKPNAAQKESEYISRSITATRQAYGLTEDVVTYRDYRGDARATAAQVGADAATTSNIRLLDPTIVSPAFTQFQQGKNFYFFPDQLTIDRYRDDEGKLRDYVVAARELNPDRLIDNQRDWINRHTVFTHGNGFIASPANTVRGIANDPNQNGGYPEFLANVVGANGGVVSDGPARLDQPRVYYGPVIADTAADYAIVGRNGADREYDYETNTETKNYTYTGTGGVNVGNWLARSVFAAKFAERNFLFSNVIGADSKILFNRDPASRVQAVAPWLTTDSTVYPAIVNKRLVWIIDGYTTLDNYPYSELTSLSSATADSKEVEFNRLLPDRRVSYIRNSVKATVDAYDGTVSLYAQDEQDPVLRAWMQVFPGTVKPKSEISPELAEHLRYPEDLFKVQRMLLAKYHVNDPVTFFSTSDFWDVPLDPNPTASSFQPPYYIVAKNLAKDDNSASFQLTSAMNRFKRDYLAAYISASSDPDTYGKLTVLTIPGQVNGPKLANNAITTDTTVSQDLGVIGRDNQNRIRWGNLLTLPVAQGGLLYVEPVYASPGSSDASSSYPRLIRVAMMYNDKIGYGPTVSDALTGLFGPGAGAAATDIAPTEGGAAAQGTPPSATPPVAAVPTPPAAEVALSPAKAAALREVESALNAVRDTQHRGDFAAYGAALQRLDDAMAKFNSAK